The Streptococcus viridans genome includes a window with the following:
- the hpf gene encoding ribosome hibernation-promoting factor, HPF/YfiA family, whose product MIKYSIRGENLEVTEAIHDYVVSKLEKIEKYFQAEQELDARVNLKVYREKTAKVEVTIPLGSITLRAEDVSQDMYGSIDLVVDKIERQIRKNKTKIEKKNRSKSATSKIFTDALVEESVALEKVVRTKTIDIEPMELDEAILQMELLGHDFFIYKDVEDNTTNVIYRREDGDVGLLEVKEK is encoded by the coding sequence ATGATTAAATATAGTATCCGTGGTGAAAACCTAGAAGTAACAGAAGCCATTCACGACTATGTCGTTTCTAAACTCGAAAAAATTGAAAAATATTTTCAAGCAGAGCAAGAATTGGATGCACGTGTAAACCTAAAAGTTTATCGTGAAAAAACTGCTAAAGTTGAGGTAACGATTCCACTTGGTTCTATTACACTTCGTGCAGAAGATGTTTCTCAAGATATGTATGGATCTATTGACTTGGTGGTTGATAAGATTGAACGTCAAATTCGAAAGAATAAAACAAAAATTGAAAAGAAAAATCGTAGCAAATCTGCAACCAGCAAAATCTTTACAGACGCTCTGGTTGAGGAAAGTGTTGCTCTTGAAAAAGTTGTCCGCACAAAAACGATTGACATTGAACCAATGGAACTAGATGAAGCTATTCTACAAATGGAACTATTGGGACATGACTTCTTCATCTACAAAGATGTGGAAGATAACACAACAAATGTCATCTATCGTCGTGAAGATGGAGATGTAGGACTTCTTGAAGTCAAAGAAAAATAA
- a CDS encoding ComF family protein, with translation MKKENLTMCDNCKNKFEPVSEASCKTCCKRSSETSCEDCKEWERKGKSVNHKALYCYNEEMKEYFQKYKFQGDQLLACLFAEEIKVALKKYKGYTIVPIPLSDERNEKRGFNQVTAILDNAGIPYQNLLIKKNTKAQSQKNKKERLKTEQAFRRKEFENKDWPEKIMIVDDIYTTGATIERAKEILNVNGVKEITSFSLAR, from the coding sequence ATGAAAAAAGAGAATCTCACTATGTGTGACAACTGTAAAAATAAGTTTGAACCAGTTAGTGAAGCTAGTTGCAAGACTTGTTGTAAAAGAAGTTCAGAGACTTCTTGTGAAGATTGCAAAGAGTGGGAACGAAAAGGGAAAAGCGTAAACCATAAAGCACTTTACTGTTATAATGAAGAAATGAAGGAATATTTTCAAAAATACAAATTCCAGGGAGACCAACTGTTAGCATGTCTCTTTGCTGAGGAAATAAAGGTAGCGCTTAAAAAGTATAAAGGATATACCATTGTACCAATTCCTTTAAGTGACGAGAGAAATGAGAAGAGAGGGTTTAATCAGGTGACAGCCATATTAGACAATGCTGGGATTCCTTATCAAAACCTATTGATAAAAAAGAATACAAAAGCTCAATCACAGAAAAATAAAAAGGAAAGATTAAAAACAGAACAAGCTTTTAGACGAAAAGAGTTTGAAAACAAAGACTGGCCAGAGAAAATAATGATAGTGGATGATATCTACACAACAGGAGCAACAATAGAAAGAGCTAAAGAAATATTGAATGTAAATGGGGTGAAAGAAATAACATCTTTTTCATTAGCAAGATAG
- a CDS encoding S1 RNA-binding domain-containing protein encodes MRIGDKLKGVVTGLQPYGAFVELETGVTGLIHISEIRSGYIDNIHDILKIGDQVCTQVIDIDEYSEKASLSLRTLEAGNRKQFRHHRFSNDRHKIGFTPLAKQLPIWIKESKEFLSDTSQGK; translated from the coding sequence ATGAGAATCGGGGATAAACTGAAGGGTGTTGTGACAGGCTTGCAACCTTATGGAGCCTTTGTTGAATTAGAGACAGGGGTAACCGGTTTGATCCATATTTCTGAAATCCGCAGTGGATATATCGACAACATTCATGATATCTTAAAAATTGGGGATCAAGTTTGTACCCAGGTTATTGATATAGATGAATACTCTGAGAAGGCTAGCTTGTCCCTTCGAACCTTAGAAGCTGGGAACAGAAAGCAGTTTCGCCACCATCGTTTTTCAAATGATCGCCATAAGATCGGTTTTACTCCTTTAGCCAAGCAATTACCTATTTGGATTAAAGAAAGTAAAGAATTTTTGAGTGACACTAGTCAAGGAAAATAA
- the ntdP gene encoding nucleoside tri-diphosphate phosphatase, whose product MKLPKEGDFITIQSYKHDGSLHRTWRDTMVLKTTENALIGVNDHTLVTESDGRRWITREPAIVYFHKKYWFNIIAMIRDNEVSYYCNLASPYYMDQEALKYIDYDLDVKVFPDGDKKLLDVEEYEQHKRKMNYSDDIDFILKENVKILVDWINNQLGPFSEEYIKIWYNRYVELRNK is encoded by the coding sequence ATGAAACTACCTAAAGAAGGCGACTTTATTACAATTCAAAGTTATAAACATGATGGAAGTCTCCACCGAACTTGGCGGGACACCATGGTACTAAAAACTACGGAAAACGCACTTATCGGCGTCAATGATCATACTCTCGTCACAGAGAGCGATGGTAGAAGATGGATTACAAGAGAGCCAGCGATTGTCTACTTTCATAAGAAGTACTGGTTCAATATCATCGCTATGATACGAGATAATGAAGTATCCTATTATTGTAATCTTGCCAGTCCATATTATATGGACCAAGAAGCACTAAAGTATATAGATTATGATCTTGATGTCAAAGTCTTCCCAGATGGTGATAAGAAACTGCTGGACGTAGAAGAATATGAACAGCACAAACGCAAAATGAACTATTCAGATGACATTGACTTTATCCTAAAAGAAAATGTCAAAATCCTTGTAGACTGGATTAACAACCAGTTAGGTCCATTCTCTGAGGAATACATTAAAATTTGGTACAACCGTTATGTTGAACTGCGAAATAAATAA
- the cysK gene encoding cysteine synthase A yields MPIYQNITELIGKTPIVKLNHLVPEGAADVYVKLEAFNPGSSVKDRIALSMIEKAERDGLLQPGSTIVEATSGNTGIGLSWVGAAKGYKVVIVMPETMSVERRKIIQAYGAELVLTPGSEGMKGAIAKAEEIAAERNGFLPLQFNNSANPEVHEATTGQEILEAFGPNGLDAYVSGVGTGGTISGVSHALKKVNPAVQVYAVEADESAILSGEKPGPHKIQGLSAGFIPETLDTNSYDGVIRVTSDQALELGRYIGGKEGFLVGISSAAAIYAAIEVAKELGAGKKVLALAPDNGERYLSTTLYDFDQE; encoded by the coding sequence ATGCCAATCTATCAAAATATTACAGAATTAATCGGAAAAACACCTATTGTAAAATTGAACCACTTAGTACCTGAAGGGGCTGCTGATGTCTATGTTAAATTAGAAGCCTTCAACCCTGGTTCATCTGTTAAAGACCGGATTGCTCTTAGCATGATTGAAAAAGCAGAACGAGATGGTCTTCTTCAACCCGGTTCTACTATCGTTGAAGCAACCAGCGGAAATACAGGAATTGGTTTGTCATGGGTCGGGGCTGCCAAAGGGTATAAAGTCGTCATCGTCATGCCTGAAACCATGAGTGTTGAACGTCGAAAAATCATTCAAGCTTATGGAGCAGAACTTGTCTTAACTCCAGGTAGTGAAGGAATGAAAGGAGCTATCGCTAAAGCAGAAGAAATCGCTGCAGAACGAAACGGTTTCCTTCCCCTCCAATTTAACAATAGCGCCAACCCAGAAGTCCATGAAGCAACAACAGGTCAAGAAATTTTAGAAGCTTTTGGACCAAATGGATTGGATGCTTACGTCAGTGGTGTTGGAACTGGTGGAACTATTTCAGGTGTTTCTCATGCCTTGAAAAAAGTTAACCCAGCTGTCCAAGTCTATGCAGTCGAAGCAGATGAATCAGCGATTCTTTCTGGTGAAAAACCTGGGCCACACAAAATCCAAGGATTGTCAGCAGGTTTCATTCCTGAAACGCTGGATACCAATTCTTATGATGGCGTAATCCGTGTCACTTCTGATCAAGCCTTGGAATTAGGTCGCTACATTGGTGGAAAAGAAGGATTCTTAGTTGGAATTTCATCTGCTGCCGCTATCTATGCAGCAATTGAAGTCGCTAAAGAGCTTGGAGCTGGTAAAAAAGTCTTGGCTTTAGCACCGGATAATGGAGAACGTTACCTTTCAACTACCCTTTACGATTTTGATCAAGAATAA
- a CDS encoding YigZ family protein: protein MEYKTFKEDGLVQEEIKKSRFLCHVKRVYSEEEARDFIAAIKKEHYKATHNCSAFVIGEQFEIKRTSDDGEPSGTAGVPMLGVLENHGLTNVCCVVTRYFGGIKLGAGGLIRAYAGSVAQAVKEIGLVEIKEQVGLGITLTYPQYQEFANFLSAHQLAEFQTDFTDAVFSLVYVDKEHKEDVIADLIDFYHGKIEISDQGLKEVEIPIQL, encoded by the coding sequence ATGGAATACAAGACTTTTAAAGAGGACGGTCTCGTCCAAGAAGAAATTAAAAAATCCCGCTTTCTTTGCCATGTTAAACGAGTTTATTCTGAAGAGGAAGCTCGCGACTTTATAGCCGCTATCAAAAAGGAACATTATAAGGCAACTCACAATTGTTCTGCTTTTGTCATCGGAGAACAATTTGAAATTAAACGGACCAGTGACGATGGCGAACCGAGTGGAACTGCTGGAGTTCCCATGCTTGGTGTTTTAGAGAATCATGGACTGACCAATGTCTGTTGCGTTGTCACTCGTTATTTTGGTGGGATCAAGCTAGGTGCAGGCGGTCTTATCCGCGCTTATGCTGGTAGCGTCGCTCAGGCTGTGAAAGAAATTGGTCTCGTTGAAATCAAGGAGCAGGTTGGTTTAGGGATTACCTTGACTTATCCCCAATACCAAGAGTTTGCGAACTTTCTATCTGCTCACCAATTAGCAGAATTCCAGACAGACTTCACCGATGCTGTCTTTAGTCTTGTCTACGTAGATAAGGAGCATAAAGAAGATGTGATTGCGGACCTGATTGATTTTTACCATGGAAAAATTGAGATTAGTGACCAGGGATTAAAGGAAGTGGAAATCCCCATTCAGCTATAA
- a CDS encoding bifunctional Cof-type HAD-IIB family hydrolase/peptidylprolyl isomerase produces the protein MDAKTRYKAKKIKIVFFDIDDTLRNVETGYVPASVTRVFSQLREKGIYTAIASGRGIFGVPEEIKALQPDFYVTLNGSYVIDRKENVIYEERLPNPLVQDFIAWAKQVGIHYGLVGSHQATLSARTEEMSRAIDPIYPNLPVDPDFATKHPIYQMWTFETGKTFDILPEALGQELRLVRWHPISSDVVLDQQSKAHGVSKVVEKLGLKPENVLTFGDGLNDIELFDYAGLAIAMGNAQDALKAKADYVTKTLEEDGILHALEELKMVEKELHLPQTKMDQETGPIATIHTNYGDLKIRLFPDQAPKTVANFIALAKDGYYNGVIFHRIIKDFMIQGGDPTGTGMGGESIYGESFEDEFSEELYNIRGALSMANAGPNTNGSQFFIVQNQHLPYSKKEIARGGWPEAIAEIYAEEGGTPHLDRRHTVFGQLMDEASYQVLDTIAAVETGAMDKPKEDVVMESIDIEGKA, from the coding sequence ATTGACGATACCTTACGAAATGTTGAGACAGGCTATGTTCCAGCTTCAGTTACCAGAGTGTTTTCACAATTACGAGAAAAAGGAATTTACACAGCCATTGCCAGTGGTCGAGGGATTTTTGGAGTACCAGAAGAAATCAAGGCTCTCCAACCTGATTTCTACGTCACTCTGAATGGTTCCTACGTGATTGATCGTAAGGAGAATGTCATTTATGAAGAAAGATTACCAAATCCACTTGTTCAGGACTTTATTGCATGGGCCAAGCAGGTAGGGATTCATTATGGTTTGGTTGGGAGTCATCAAGCAACTCTTTCAGCTCGGACAGAAGAAATGAGCCGGGCCATTGATCCCATCTATCCAAATTTACCAGTAGATCCTGACTTTGCTACCAAGCATCCCATTTATCAAATGTGGACCTTCGAGACTGGTAAAACATTCGACATCCTCCCAGAAGCTTTAGGGCAGGAATTGCGTTTGGTTCGCTGGCACCCAATCTCATCAGATGTTGTCTTGGATCAGCAATCCAAAGCTCACGGTGTCTCAAAAGTAGTCGAAAAACTGGGTCTCAAACCAGAAAATGTCTTAACGTTTGGGGATGGATTGAATGACATAGAATTATTTGACTATGCTGGTTTAGCGATTGCCATGGGAAACGCTCAAGATGCATTAAAAGCTAAAGCAGATTATGTCACAAAAACCTTAGAAGAAGATGGCATTTTACATGCCTTAGAGGAGTTAAAAATGGTTGAAAAAGAATTGCATTTACCACAAACAAAAATGGATCAAGAAACAGGACCAATTGCGACGATTCATACCAACTATGGAGATCTGAAGATTCGTCTCTTTCCTGATCAAGCACCAAAAACAGTAGCAAACTTTATTGCGCTTGCAAAAGATGGCTACTACAACGGAGTGATTTTCCATCGCATCATTAAAGATTTCATGATCCAAGGTGGGGATCCAACTGGAACAGGTATGGGTGGGGAATCCATTTATGGAGAATCTTTTGAAGATGAATTTTCTGAAGAATTGTACAACATCCGTGGAGCCCTATCCATGGCCAATGCTGGACCAAATACCAACGGTAGTCAATTCTTCATTGTTCAAAACCAACACCTTCCTTATTCTAAAAAGGAAATTGCCCGCGGTGGTTGGCCTGAAGCTATCGCAGAAATTTATGCGGAAGAAGGAGGAACACCTCATTTGGACCGTCGTCACACAGTGTTCGGTCAGTTGATGGATGAAGCTTCTTATCAAGTATTGGATACAATTGCGGCAGTAGAGACAGGTGCCATGGACAAACCTAAAGAAGATGTGGTCATGGAATCGATTGACATTGAGGGAAAAGCATGA
- a CDS encoding DUF960 domain-containing protein, whose translation MAFTNTRGRYASFGVMTSLPDDIIDSFWYVIDNYLKHVYPLNSVLKFELINRKGKTTLRFSQKDFPLEIAVDFLIPFDPYYPRQVRIVDNKGRETIMLIDEYQLL comes from the coding sequence ATGGCGTTTACAAATACAAGAGGTCGCTATGCAAGTTTTGGAGTCATGACCAGCTTACCAGATGATATTATCGATAGTTTCTGGTATGTCATTGATAACTATCTCAAACATGTTTACCCCTTAAATTCTGTTTTAAAATTTGAACTGATCAATCGCAAAGGAAAAACAACCCTGCGCTTCAGTCAAAAAGACTTCCCCTTAGAAATCGCTGTTGATTTCCTTATTCCTTTCGACCCTTACTACCCGAGACAAGTCAGAATCGTTGATAACAAAGGACGAGAAACCATCATGCTAATTGACGAATACCAACTATTATAA
- a CDS encoding DEAD/DEAH box helicase, protein MKLEDCYGRLFTQDQLEDDLLEQAQQLPAMVKEKTALICNRCGTQIDKARWKLQIGSYYCRACIQLGRVRSDQALYYFPQQAFPQEEVLRWQGTLTPFQSRVSQELVQSLTESKPMMVHAVTGAGKTEMMYQVVAEMIKKGRCVCIATPRIDVCIELYKRMTLDFSCPISLLHGDSDPYFRTPLVISTTHQLLKFYQAFDLLIIDEVDAFPFVNNPVLYHAVSNAVTKNGKLIYLTATSTEELDKKVKKQEIKRVSLPRRFHGNPLVVPKKVWLKDLRKKIEKKQVPTKLLKLIKEQRKTSFPLILFVSEIELGDKILSLLRRDFKNEIIELVTSKTDNRLELVEKFRNQEITILVSTTILERGVTFPKVDVFVIEANHRLFTKSALVQIAGRVGRSMERPTGELLFLAEGTSKEMTQAIKEIKEMNREAGF, encoded by the coding sequence ATGAAACTTGAAGATTGTTATGGACGTTTGTTCACCCAAGACCAACTGGAGGATGACCTGCTTGAGCAGGCTCAGCAACTACCAGCTATGGTGAAGGAAAAGACGGCGTTGATTTGTAATCGGTGCGGAACCCAGATTGATAAGGCTAGATGGAAACTACAGATAGGAAGCTACTATTGTAGAGCATGCATTCAATTAGGAAGAGTTAGAAGCGACCAAGCACTCTACTACTTTCCCCAACAAGCCTTTCCGCAAGAAGAAGTCTTAAGATGGCAGGGGACCTTAACGCCCTTTCAGAGTCGGGTTTCCCAGGAGTTGGTTCAATCCTTAACAGAAAGCAAGCCAATGATGGTACACGCGGTAACAGGAGCAGGTAAAACGGAAATGATGTACCAAGTGGTGGCGGAAATGATTAAAAAAGGGAGATGTGTGTGCATTGCTACACCAAGGATTGACGTGTGTATTGAATTGTATAAACGGATGACGCTGGACTTTTCCTGTCCCATCTCCTTGTTGCACGGTGACTCAGACCCTTATTTCCGAACGCCTCTTGTCATATCTACTACTCATCAACTACTCAAATTTTATCAAGCTTTCGATCTCCTCATAATCGATGAAGTCGATGCCTTTCCTTTTGTTAACAACCCTGTTCTCTATCATGCCGTTTCAAATGCCGTAACCAAAAACGGGAAGCTCATCTATTTGACAGCTACTTCTACAGAAGAATTGGATAAAAAAGTAAAAAAACAGGAGATAAAACGCGTTAGCTTACCTAGACGCTTTCATGGCAACCCCCTTGTGGTCCCTAAGAAAGTATGGTTAAAAGATCTACGTAAAAAAATAGAAAAGAAACAAGTGCCAACGAAGTTGCTTAAGCTAATAAAAGAACAACGGAAAACCTCCTTCCCCCTAATCCTATTTGTATCAGAAATTGAATTAGGAGACAAAATCCTCAGTCTATTAAGAAGGGACTTCAAGAATGAGATCATTGAACTAGTAACCTCAAAAACGGATAATAGGTTGGAACTGGTAGAAAAATTTCGCAACCAAGAAATTACCATCCTTGTTTCAACGACAATCCTGGAACGAGGAGTCACCTTCCCGAAAGTCGATGTGTTTGTAATTGAGGCCAATCATCGGCTGTTCACTAAGAGCGCCCTGGTCCAAATTGCTGGTCGTGTGGGAAGAAGTATGGAAAGACCCACAGGCGAATTGCTTTTTCTAGCAGAAGGAACCAGCAAAGAAATGACACAAGCCATTAAAGAAATAAAAGAAATGAATCGGGAGGCAGGGTTTTGA